One genomic window of Cupriavidus malaysiensis includes the following:
- a CDS encoding CaiB/BaiF CoA transferase family protein produces the protein MSGQGGIRPLGGVKVVEFEGIGPGPLCGSMLAGLGAEVTLVARPVPPDARRVLKGAAVPPQMEQEYGKRVVRLDLKQAEGVAAALELVAGADVLIEGLRPGTMERLGLGPAACHARNPRLVYGRMTGWGQSGPLAHSAGHDLNYVALTGMLSLAARDGALPMVPPTMTGDGAGALGLAFGIVSAVLHARASGQGCVVDAAITDIAAMIGSLAQVAHAAGTIGGPRPSPFHDSPFYDVYRCADGRAITLGALEPQFYRLLLEKLEFDDVDPAAQYDSSHWPALKARIAARIAQRPSAYWCERFEGSDVCFAPVLTLEEAARHPHNAARGTFLRYTLDGREFARAAPAPRFLAPGAD, from the coding sequence ATGAGCGGACAAGGCGGCATCCGGCCCCTGGGCGGTGTCAAGGTGGTGGAATTCGAGGGGATCGGCCCCGGGCCGCTGTGCGGCAGCATGCTGGCGGGGCTCGGCGCCGAGGTCACGCTGGTGGCACGGCCGGTGCCGCCGGATGCGCGGCGCGTCCTGAAGGGCGCGGCGGTGCCGCCCCAGATGGAGCAGGAGTACGGCAAGCGCGTGGTCCGCCTGGATCTCAAGCAGGCCGAGGGGGTGGCCGCGGCGCTGGAACTCGTGGCCGGTGCCGACGTGCTGATCGAAGGGCTGCGCCCGGGCACCATGGAGCGCCTGGGCCTCGGGCCGGCCGCGTGCCATGCCCGCAACCCGCGCCTGGTCTACGGCCGCATGACGGGATGGGGGCAGAGCGGCCCGCTGGCCCACAGCGCCGGCCATGACCTCAACTACGTGGCGCTGACCGGCATGCTGTCGCTGGCCGCGCGCGACGGCGCGCTGCCCATGGTGCCGCCGACCATGACCGGCGACGGTGCCGGCGCGCTCGGGCTGGCCTTCGGCATCGTCAGTGCCGTGCTGCATGCGCGCGCCAGCGGGCAAGGCTGCGTGGTCGATGCCGCCATCACCGATATCGCTGCCATGATCGGCTCGCTGGCGCAGGTGGCCCACGCCGCCGGCACCATCGGCGGGCCGCGCCCGAGCCCCTTCCACGATTCACCCTTCTACGATGTCTACCGCTGCGCCGACGGCCGCGCCATCACGCTGGGCGCCCTCGAGCCGCAGTTCTACCGGCTGCTGCTGGAGAAGCTGGAGTTCGACGACGTCGATCCTGCCGCGCAGTACGACAGCAGCCACTGGCCCGCGCTGAAGGCGCGCATCGCCGCGCGCATCGCGCAGCGGCCCAGCGCGTACTGGTGCGAGCGGTTCGAGGGCAGCGATGTCTGCTTTGCCCCCGTGCTGACGCTGGAGGAGGCGGCGCGCCATCCCCACAATGCGGCGCGCGGGACCTTCCTGCGCTATACGCTGGACGGGCGCGAGTTCGCCCGCGCCGCACCGGCGCCGCGCTTCCTGGCTCCGGGCGCGGACTGA
- a CDS encoding carboxymuconolactone decarboxylase family protein gives MSTLSPSTTTAPDGYAPTPAFQDGLRVRTEVLGPAHVQRALDAAQAQGDTSLQQLVTEFAWGTVWTRPALDRKQRSLATVSMLVALNRPQELAGHLRGALANGVTPEELRELMVHSAVYCGFPAALDASRRLTEVLEAAAHEQGGASGAA, from the coding sequence ATGAGCACCCTGTCCCCATCGACCACCACCGCGCCGGACGGCTACGCCCCCACGCCTGCATTCCAGGACGGCTTGCGCGTGCGCACCGAAGTGCTCGGCCCAGCCCACGTCCAGCGCGCGCTGGATGCCGCCCAGGCGCAAGGCGACACCAGCCTGCAGCAATTGGTGACCGAATTCGCCTGGGGCACGGTCTGGACCCGGCCCGCGCTGGACCGCAAGCAGCGCAGCCTCGCCACCGTCTCGATGCTGGTCGCGTTGAATCGTCCGCAGGAACTGGCCGGGCATCTGCGCGGTGCGCTCGCCAATGGCGTGACGCCCGAGGAACTGCGCGAGTTGATGGTGCACAGCGCGGTCTACTGCGGCTTCCCTGCCGCCCTCGACGCCAGCCGTAGGTTGACCGAGGTGCTCGAGGCCGCCGCGCATGAGCAGGGCGGAGCCTCCGGGGCGGCGTAG